The following coding sequences are from one Bombus terrestris chromosome 14, iyBomTerr1.2, whole genome shotgun sequence window:
- the LOC100645810 gene encoding telomere attrition and p53 response 1 protein, with protein sequence MNEDRSEEDPLMDLWYSNWEEQCVEALETEPDYETQLHNEKELYSQQMWTSFQTTASAIAQLYKDRTQGVSLWVPFQTAAGTITSLYKDSMDSMRRCSELGIEMGRQKRCKEIMNWARKKRRMIRREDLLAYLAGKPPPPRSHSHRSSPKPRMMVCSSPSSESSSPNMVVAPTPPGSDPDPELHTFREAISLSGSPISRRTGRQTELSAFISSEFARHHKRPASHDVDMGSPTHKRSRFM encoded by the exons ATGAACGAGGATAGGAGCGAAGAGGATCCCCTAATGGATCTCTGGTACAGCAATTGGGAAGAACAGTGCGTTGAGGCACTGGAAACGGAACCGGATTACGAAACGCAACTGCATAACGAAAAGGAACTCTATTCCCAGCAGATGTGGACAAGTTTTCAGACGACAGCGTCGGCCATCGCCCAGCTGTACAAAG ATCGTACGCAGGGTGTCTCTCTATGGGTACCCTTCCAGACTGCCGCAGGTACCATCACGTCGTTGTACAAAG ATTCAATGGATAGCATGCGTCGATGTAGTGAATTAGGTATAGAGATGGGACGACAAAAACGTTGTAAAGAAATAATGAATTGGGCTAGGAAAAAGAGACGTATGATTCGTAGAGAAGACCTATTAGCATATCTCGCCGGAAAACCACCTCCACCTCGATCACATTCGCATAG AAGTTCACCTAAGCCAAGAATGATGGTATGTAGTTCGCCTTCATCAGAAAGTTCATCACCAAATATGGTCGTTGCACCAACACCACCTGGTAGTGATCCTGATCCTGAATTACATACATTTAGAGAAGCAATTTCATTATCTG GTTCACCAATATCTCGGCGCACTGGGAGACAAACTGAATTGTCAGCCTTTATTAGTAGTGAATTCGCTCGGCATCATAAACGGCCTGCTTCGCACGATGTGGATATGGGATCTCCCACGCACAAACGCTCGCGTTTCATGTAA
- the LOC100643955 gene encoding Usher syndrome type-1G protein homolog isoform X2: protein MEQGNKELPFMGDPDKTDYFGNTALHLAAARGHEYCVKFLVKFGCNIWSLDIDRHSARDLAAINGREMTLQFLDLAQADQELNNRKKSRLLREKAEKDAEKRLKEYMKKQKMAEIRAEKEQKKLSKDRTKLDLATVNETGILPHKPSMLTFKGRVKPSPTFSDIVGTTAKKQGSAVCRKALARKAVDDFKVVEIEVNGKKSIRSLTGLRRDSEVMYVGTYETQTQQAGRRGKISDVWGTLSKAQSTPDLLGDRSFDEDIEQDDRENMDGVGDNVLLQEPASIFNRPGFGSVAFRRAITTTFDNLPVSQVDAHEQNGNSCVNGSVNGSINGHRTNSNGHNEEISIGSAGSLARRQSMWDDDLLSEEETDEEWTPLQRFLVANNLSSVHPVLESEQIDLEALMLLTETDIAALKLPLGPKRKLMNAIANRKRALDTPENVIKDSRL, encoded by the exons GGGGGATCCCGACAAAACCGATTATTTTGGTAATACGGCCCTTCACCTGGCAGCGGCAAGGGGTCATGAATATTGCGTCAAGTTCCTCGTGAAATTCGGCTGCAATATTTGGTCATTGGATATCGACAGGCATTCAGCTAGAGACTTGGCTGCTATAAATGGTAGAGAGATGACTCTTCAGTTTCTAGATCTCGCTCAAGCTGATCAAGAATTAAATAATCGCAAAAAGAGTCGCTTACTTCGAGAAAAGGCAGAAAAAGATGCTGAAAAAAg attaaaagaatatatgaaaaaacAGAAGATGGCGGAAATCAGAGCTGAAAAGGAACAGAAAAAGTTATCAAAAGATCGAACGAAATTGGATTTAGCTACGGTTAACGAAACCGGCATTCTACCTCACAAACCCAGTATGTTGACCTTCAAAGGTCGAGTGAAGCCTTCACCAACATTCAGCGATATCGTTGGCACTACTGCAAAGAAACAAGGCAGTGCAGTGTGCAGAAAAGCTTTAGCGAGAAAAGCCGTTGATGATTTCAAAGTAGTAgag atTGAAGTAAATGGAAAAAAATCGATACGTAGTCTCACTGGTCTTAGAAGAGATTCTGAAGTAATGTACGTAGGAACTTACGAAACGCAAACTCAACAAgcaggaagaagaggaaaaatctCTGACGTTTGGGGTACACTAAGCAAAGCACAAAGTACTCCTGATCTCTTGGGCGATCGATCCTTTGACGAAGATATCGAACAAGATGATAGAGAAAACATGGATGGCGTAGGAGATAATGTTTTGCTGCAAGAACCGGCAAGTATCTTCAATCGTCCTGGTTTTGGATCGGTAGCATTTCGAAGAGCG ATAACAACTACTTTTGATAATCTACCAGTCTCGCAAGTGGATGCACATGAACAAAACGGTAACTCTTGCGTGAATGGTTCTGTAAACGGATCTATAAATGGTCATAGAACCAACTCAAATGGACACAACGAAGAAATCAGCATAGGAAGCGCAGGTAGTTTAGCTCGCCGACAAAGTATGTGGGATGATGATTTGCTTTCAG AGGAAGAAACCGATGAAGAATGGACGCCATTGCAAAGATTTTTAGTTGCCAATAATCTTTCATCGGTACATCCGGTTTTAGAATCAGAACAAATTGATCTAGAAGCCCTAATGTTACTAACTGAAACTGATATAGCGGCACTTAAACTTCCACTTGGACCTAAAAGGAAATTAATGAATGCAATAGCTAACAGGAAAAGAGCATTAGATACTCCAGAAAATGTCATTAAAGATAGTAGACTgtga